The Thermococcus sp. region GAAATCTCGTCCTCGACCTGCTCGACCACTATCTCAAATTCTTCGGCGTGTTGAGCAGCAAAGGTGGAAACACCCGTTGACGGGCTCATCGGGTAGAAGCTCAGGAAGTCCATGCCACCAGCTAGGGCGCCTATCCCTACCGCCTCAGTTCCCGTAAGGAGAACCTCTTCCTTAACCCTCTCGTCCCTCTGAACATCAACCGCTATAGTCCCCTCCTCGCAGAGCTTAACGCCCAGGTCGTAGCCCTTCTTAGCGGCTTCGATATTTTTTCTCACGATGTTCTCGCCCTTGCTTCCGAAGCGCTTCCTTATGTACTCCTCAACTGCCTTAAAGTCGCCGTGGAAGAGGCCAGCTATAAGGCCTGCCGCCGTTGTGTTGATGTAGAGCTGACTGCCAGTTTCGAGGGCCATCTTCGTGAGCGGAACCTCGACGAGGTTGACCTTCTCCAGAAAGTCCTCCTCGACGTTCTCCCTCTCGCCGAGAACGACGGTGTTCTCGTTAAGTCTGTCCTTCACCCAGGTAAGAACGCCCTGCTTGAATGGAACGAGGATGTCTATCCTTTTCACGAAGGCCCTGACGCGCCTCGATGAGACCCTTATCTCGGTCGAGTTTATCCCGCCCCTGACGCGGGACATGTACTCCTTGTTTGCATAGACGTGGTAGCCGGACCTCTTGAGGGCGTGTGTCAGTATCTCCTCAACCGTCTGGATGCCCTGTCCGGCCGCTCCACCGAGGACTATCGAGACCTCGTCCCTAAACTCCACCACGTTATCAACTCCTGTAAGTTTTGATGTTTATCAATGGTTAGTTTGTTAAGCGACCTTATATAATTTTCCCAGCTGAGGGTATGGGTATACAATTTTGACCCAAAAGGTTAATATGTGGGAATGAGGAACTAATTTCGAGGTGGTTTTGATGGAGGTTACCGAGGGTGAAGTTTTTGAGATAGCAAGGAACGCCGAGATAAAGGCGAAAGAAGCATACGAAAAGCTTGCATCGATCACGAAGAGTGACATAATAAGGAACGAGCTTCTCCTTCTAGCTAGGGAAGAGGACAAGCACCGCGAGATAATCGAGAAGATGGCCGAACGCTTCAGGTCCGAGGGCGAGCCCAAGAAGATAGAGCTCAAGGCCATGGGTGAGTTCAGGGTCATAGCCGACAGAATGGCCGAGGCGATAAAGAAGCCCGACGTGAACCTCGACGAGATATACGAGATAGCCATGGAGGCGGAGAAGGTCAGCGAAAAGCTCTACAGGGAGCTGGCTTCCTATGCAGCCAACGAGAAGACGAGGACTCTCCTGGAGATGCTTGCCGATATGGAAGCTACCCACTACGCCATCCTGAAGAGACAGTACGACTACATCATGCGCTACCCGGAACTCTACAAGGAGGAGTTCTACGATCAGCTCATGAAGGACATAAACTTCAACTTCTGACCTTCTCTTCTCCTGTTTATCCCCTCAACTCGGCGTTGAGGACAATCCAGAGGACGTAGAGCAGAAAAGCTGTGGCCGTGTAGTCCACCGCTGCTCCCAGCAGAGTCCTCCCCCGGGCCTTCAGCTTGCCGGCCAACAGCTCAGTTCCGGCGTAGGAGTGGAGGAGGAATAGGGCTAGAAGGCCCAGCCTCGTCGCCCGCCCGAGGTGGATTAGCTGAGCCCGGGAAAAGTTCATTATTATTGAGGCTTGCCTTGCGGTCTCGCTCGTTAGGGCGTAGCCACTAACGAAGTAGAGGACAACGAAAAGGAGGAGTGGCAGGGAAGTCCACTCCACGATTTTGAGGGCCGTTTTTGACTTCAAGGGTTCACCTCCACGGGCTGGCCTCGTTCTTGATGTAGGCATCGTCTGGGTAGCCAACGCTCTCCCACCTGCCCTTGAAGTCGTAGTCAACGAGCTCTATCTTCGTGAGGTGCTTTATCCACTTGTAGCCCCACCTGCCCGGGACGACGAGCCTCGGCTCTAT contains the following coding sequences:
- a CDS encoding ferritin family protein; amino-acid sequence: MEVTEGEVFEIARNAEIKAKEAYEKLASITKSDIIRNELLLLAREEDKHREIIEKMAERFRSEGEPKKIELKAMGEFRVIADRMAEAIKKPDVNLDEIYEIAMEAEKVSEKLYRELASYAANEKTRTLLEMLADMEATHYAILKRQYDYIMRYPELYKEEFYDQLMKDINFNF